In Nocardioides oleivorans, the following are encoded in one genomic region:
- a CDS encoding sugar O-acetyltransferase, which translates to MSDDERTMRDRMLAGELYIADDPVLAQESDRAQRLAHRFNTMDPADHVGRRGVLTDLLGSFGEGSEIRPPFHCDYGYQTHVGARTFANWGLTSLDVATVTVGDDVQIGPNVQLLTATHPLEAGPRRDKWEAAEPITIGDNVWLGGGVIVCPGVTIGANTVVGAGSVVTRDLPEGVLAVGVPAKVLREL; encoded by the coding sequence ATCGCCGACGACCCGGTCCTGGCACAGGAGTCGGACCGGGCGCAGCGGCTCGCGCACCGGTTCAACACGATGGACCCGGCGGACCACGTCGGGCGGCGTGGGGTGCTGACCGACCTGCTCGGGTCGTTCGGCGAGGGAAGCGAGATCCGGCCGCCGTTCCACTGCGACTACGGCTACCAGACCCACGTCGGGGCGCGCACCTTCGCCAACTGGGGGCTGACCAGCCTCGACGTCGCGACCGTGACGGTCGGGGACGACGTGCAGATCGGCCCGAACGTCCAGCTCCTCACCGCCACCCATCCCCTCGAGGCCGGACCGCGGCGCGACAAGTGGGAGGCGGCCGAGCCGATCACCATCGGCGACAACGTCTGGCTCGGTGGCGGAGTGATCGTGTGCCCGGGCGTCACCATCGGCGCGAACACCGTGGTCGGCGCGGGATCGGTCGTGACCCGCGACCTCCCCGAAGGTGTCCTTGCCGTCGGGGTGCCCGCGAAGGTCCTCCGCGAGCTCTGA